A genomic segment from Deinococcus sp. YIM 77859 encodes:
- a CDS encoding DUF4384 domain-containing protein: MRKTPGSHLKGLLAVTALLGLSAATAAGPGRISAQSIIVNPVQTGLDVQVWVNKDASGRGNPVYRRGESIRIGVQTNADAYVYLFNVNANGAVDLFFPNRYEESNFVPGGVTRVFPAQGARYTLTVGGPNGQDRLLALASTQPLNLNDIARFVEEEGFAQVRVQGPENLAQALNTALTPLPQDGWVTDVVTFRVGQVGNKPGATGTVTTAPTPPAPLPPAPEQPVTRIQPGEKADGSFDQAMVEAYGRLKGPESLGEATSYAAPWGDGLWQKFRGVAAYGDAVLLHANGSSRAYAVHGRILERYLALARAENGGTRPPSRLGWAAGDEKVIPRNLYGTSGLYGFFQNGALYSTEKYGTFWLQGNVLRTYQGLGGSGSFLGFPTRDQYLLNGAWAADFEGGSLRTVNGVVKVYRK, encoded by the coding sequence ATGCGGAAAACTCCCGGTAGTCACCTCAAAGGCCTGCTGGCTGTGACGGCCCTGCTCGGTCTGAGCGCGGCCACCGCCGCCGGACCAGGCAGGATCAGCGCGCAGAGCATCATCGTGAACCCGGTGCAGACCGGTTTGGACGTGCAGGTGTGGGTGAACAAGGACGCCAGCGGCCGCGGCAACCCGGTCTACCGCAGGGGCGAAAGCATCCGCATCGGCGTTCAGACGAACGCTGACGCCTACGTGTACCTCTTCAACGTGAACGCGAACGGCGCTGTCGACCTGTTTTTCCCCAACCGCTACGAGGAGAGCAACTTCGTGCCGGGGGGCGTGACCCGAGTCTTCCCGGCGCAGGGCGCGAGGTACACGCTGACTGTGGGCGGCCCGAACGGCCAAGACCGACTTCTTGCCCTGGCGAGCACGCAGCCGCTGAATCTGAACGACATCGCCCGCTTCGTGGAGGAGGAAGGCTTCGCGCAGGTGCGCGTGCAGGGGCCGGAGAACCTAGCCCAGGCGCTGAACACCGCCCTGACCCCCCTGCCGCAAGACGGCTGGGTAACGGACGTGGTGACGTTCCGGGTGGGCCAGGTGGGAAACAAGCCGGGCGCCACCGGCACCGTCACCACGGCGCCCACCCCGCCCGCCCCGCTTCCGCCCGCTCCCGAGCAGCCCGTGACACGCATTCAGCCCGGCGAGAAGGCGGACGGCTCTTTCGACCAGGCGATGGTGGAGGCGTATGGCCGCCTAAAGGGACCGGAATCCCTGGGTGAGGCCACAAGCTACGCTGCGCCCTGGGGCGACGGCCTGTGGCAGAAGTTCCGGGGGGTCGCGGCCTACGGGGACGCGGTGCTGCTGCACGCGAACGGCTCCAGCCGTGCCTACGCTGTCCACGGCCGCATCCTCGAACGCTACCTGGCCCTCGCCCGCGCCGAAAACGGCGGCACTCGTCCTCCCAGTCGGTTGGGCTGGGCAGCGGGCGACGAAAAGGTCATCCCCCGCAACCTGTACGGCACCAGCGGTCTCTACGGCTTCTTCCAGAACGGCGCGCTCTACAGCACCGAGAAGTACGGCACCTTTTGGCTGCAAGGGAACGTTCTCCGGACGTACCAGGGCCTGGGCGGCAGCGGCTCCTTCCTGGGCTTTCCCACACGCGACCAGTACCTGCTGAACGGGGCCTGGGCCGCCGACTTCGAAGGCGGCAGCCTCCGCACCGTGAACGGCGTGGTCAAGGTGTACCGCAAGTGA